A single region of the Brachypodium distachyon strain Bd21 chromosome 3, Brachypodium_distachyon_v3.0, whole genome shotgun sequence genome encodes:
- the LOC100822755 gene encoding cold-responsive protein kinase 1 isoform X3: MSCCFMCGKDIKQSIEGEEVPGGNKVRTFSYNELRKATHDFSEANKIGEGGFGSVFRGRLKDGTIVAVKVLSATSKQGIREFFTELTAISDIVHENLITLVGCCAEGSHRILVYNYLENNSLAHTLLGKGYSSIRFNWRVRVKIALGVAHGLAFLHEEIRPPIIHRDIKASNILLDKDLTPKISDFGLARLLPLNATHVSTRVAGTIGYLAPEYAVRGQVTKKSDIYSFGVLLLEIVSGRCNHNNRLPYEDQFLLERTWRHHEQGQLEKIIDADLEDDLDVEEACRFLKVGLLCTQDAMKLRPNMTNIVLMLTGEKGVSTDMITKPAVISDMGDIKVNNQQRPDDTHSPTMRSFTITEPSTVASSEATTEPSP; encoded by the exons ATGTCTTGTTGTTTTATGTGTGGAAAGGACATTAAACAAAGTATTGAAGGTGAGGAAG TTCCAGGAGGAAATAAGGTGAGAACCTTTTCTTATAATGAGCTCAGAAAAGCTACACATGATTTTAGTGAGGCAAACAAGATCGGCGAAGGCGGTTTTGGTTCTGTTTTCAGG GGAAGGCTTAAAGACGGCACAATTGTTGCGGTAAAGGTGCTTTCTGCCACTTCAAAGCAAGGCATCCGAGAGTTCTTTACTGAACTCACGGCAATTTCTGATATTGTGCATGAAAACCTCATCACCTTAGTCGGTTGCTGTGCTGAAGGGTCCCATAGGATCCTTGTGTACAACTATCTTGAGAACAACAGCCTTGCACACACACTGCTAG GAAAAGGTTATAGCAGCATTCGATTCAATTGGAGAGTTCGTGTTAAAATTGCTCTAGGGGTTGCGCATGGGCTTGCTTTTCTTCATGAGGAAATCCGTCCTCCAATAATCCATCGGGACATAAAGGCAAGCAATATTCTTCTCGATAAGGATCTCACCCCCAAAATTTCTGATTTTGGGTTGGCAAGGCTCCTTCCTCTAAATGCAACTCATGTGAGCACCCGTGTTGCAGGAACAAT AGGATACCTGGCCCCTGAATATGCTGTCAGAGGACAAGTGACAAAGAAGTCAGATATTTATAGTTTCGGTGTTTTGCTGTTGGAAATTGTTAGTGGCAGGTGTAACCACAATAATAGATTGCCTTATGAAGACCAATTTCTGCTTGAGAGG ACATGGAGACATCATGAGCAAGGGCAGCTCGAGAAGATCATAGATGCAGATCTAGAGGATGACCTGGACGTCGAGGAGGCATGCCGATTCTTGAAGGTTGGCCTACTGTGTACTCAAGACGCAATGAAACTCCGTCCCAACATGACCAACATCGTCCTGATGCTGACAGGAGAGAAAGGCGTCTCCACAGATATGATCACGAAGCCCGCCGTGATTAGCGACATGGGAGACATCAAGGTCAACAACCAGCAGAGACCTGATGATACACATTCTCCCACGATGAGATCCTTCACAATCACTGAACCATCAACAGTCGCATCATCTGAAGCGACAACAGAGCCATCGCCATGA
- the LOC100822755 gene encoding cold-responsive protein kinase 1 isoform X1, whose translation MSCCFMCGKDIKQSIEGEEVPGGNKVRTFSYNELRKATHDFSEANKIGEGGFGSVFRGRLKDGTIVAVKVLSATSKQGIREFFTELTAISDIVHENLITLVGCCAEGSHRILVYNYLENNSLAHTLLGDIPVYYCVLHGSYYPLLLSYLSMLYGIAGKGYSSIRFNWRVRVKIALGVAHGLAFLHEEIRPPIIHRDIKASNILLDKDLTPKISDFGLARLLPLNATHVSTRVAGTIGYLAPEYAVRGQVTKKSDIYSFGVLLLEIVSGRCNHNNRLPYEDQFLLERTWRHHEQGQLEKIIDADLEDDLDVEEACRFLKVGLLCTQDAMKLRPNMTNIVLMLTGEKGVSTDMITKPAVISDMGDIKVNNQQRPDDTHSPTMRSFTITEPSTVASSEATTEPSP comes from the exons ATGTCTTGTTGTTTTATGTGTGGAAAGGACATTAAACAAAGTATTGAAGGTGAGGAAG TTCCAGGAGGAAATAAGGTGAGAACCTTTTCTTATAATGAGCTCAGAAAAGCTACACATGATTTTAGTGAGGCAAACAAGATCGGCGAAGGCGGTTTTGGTTCTGTTTTCAGG GGAAGGCTTAAAGACGGCACAATTGTTGCGGTAAAGGTGCTTTCTGCCACTTCAAAGCAAGGCATCCGAGAGTTCTTTACTGAACTCACGGCAATTTCTGATATTGTGCATGAAAACCTCATCACCTTAGTCGGTTGCTGTGCTGAAGGGTCCCATAGGATCCTTGTGTACAACTATCTTGAGAACAACAGCCTTGCACACACACTGCTAGGTGACATACCGGTCTACTACTGTGTCCTTCATGGATCATATTATCCTTTACTACTATCTTACTTAAGTATGTTATATGGTATTGCAGGAAAAGGTTATAGCAGCATTCGATTCAATTGGAGAGTTCGTGTTAAAATTGCTCTAGGGGTTGCGCATGGGCTTGCTTTTCTTCATGAGGAAATCCGTCCTCCAATAATCCATCGGGACATAAAGGCAAGCAATATTCTTCTCGATAAGGATCTCACCCCCAAAATTTCTGATTTTGGGTTGGCAAGGCTCCTTCCTCTAAATGCAACTCATGTGAGCACCCGTGTTGCAGGAACAAT AGGATACCTGGCCCCTGAATATGCTGTCAGAGGACAAGTGACAAAGAAGTCAGATATTTATAGTTTCGGTGTTTTGCTGTTGGAAATTGTTAGTGGCAGGTGTAACCACAATAATAGATTGCCTTATGAAGACCAATTTCTGCTTGAGAGG ACATGGAGACATCATGAGCAAGGGCAGCTCGAGAAGATCATAGATGCAGATCTAGAGGATGACCTGGACGTCGAGGAGGCATGCCGATTCTTGAAGGTTGGCCTACTGTGTACTCAAGACGCAATGAAACTCCGTCCCAACATGACCAACATCGTCCTGATGCTGACAGGAGAGAAAGGCGTCTCCACAGATATGATCACGAAGCCCGCCGTGATTAGCGACATGGGAGACATCAAGGTCAACAACCAGCAGAGACCTGATGATACACATTCTCCCACGATGAGATCCTTCACAATCACTGAACCATCAACAGTCGCATCATCTGAAGCGACAACAGAGCCATCGCCATGA
- the LOC100822755 gene encoding cold-responsive protein kinase 1 isoform X2, with translation MSCCFMCGKDIKQSIEVPGGNKVRTFSYNELRKATHDFSEANKIGEGGFGSVFRGRLKDGTIVAVKVLSATSKQGIREFFTELTAISDIVHENLITLVGCCAEGSHRILVYNYLENNSLAHTLLGDIPVYYCVLHGSYYPLLLSYLSMLYGIAGKGYSSIRFNWRVRVKIALGVAHGLAFLHEEIRPPIIHRDIKASNILLDKDLTPKISDFGLARLLPLNATHVSTRVAGTIGYLAPEYAVRGQVTKKSDIYSFGVLLLEIVSGRCNHNNRLPYEDQFLLERTWRHHEQGQLEKIIDADLEDDLDVEEACRFLKVGLLCTQDAMKLRPNMTNIVLMLTGEKGVSTDMITKPAVISDMGDIKVNNQQRPDDTHSPTMRSFTITEPSTVASSEATTEPSP, from the exons ATGTCTTGTTGTTTTATGTGTGGAAAGGACATTAAACAAAGTATTGAAG TTCCAGGAGGAAATAAGGTGAGAACCTTTTCTTATAATGAGCTCAGAAAAGCTACACATGATTTTAGTGAGGCAAACAAGATCGGCGAAGGCGGTTTTGGTTCTGTTTTCAGG GGAAGGCTTAAAGACGGCACAATTGTTGCGGTAAAGGTGCTTTCTGCCACTTCAAAGCAAGGCATCCGAGAGTTCTTTACTGAACTCACGGCAATTTCTGATATTGTGCATGAAAACCTCATCACCTTAGTCGGTTGCTGTGCTGAAGGGTCCCATAGGATCCTTGTGTACAACTATCTTGAGAACAACAGCCTTGCACACACACTGCTAGGTGACATACCGGTCTACTACTGTGTCCTTCATGGATCATATTATCCTTTACTACTATCTTACTTAAGTATGTTATATGGTATTGCAGGAAAAGGTTATAGCAGCATTCGATTCAATTGGAGAGTTCGTGTTAAAATTGCTCTAGGGGTTGCGCATGGGCTTGCTTTTCTTCATGAGGAAATCCGTCCTCCAATAATCCATCGGGACATAAAGGCAAGCAATATTCTTCTCGATAAGGATCTCACCCCCAAAATTTCTGATTTTGGGTTGGCAAGGCTCCTTCCTCTAAATGCAACTCATGTGAGCACCCGTGTTGCAGGAACAAT AGGATACCTGGCCCCTGAATATGCTGTCAGAGGACAAGTGACAAAGAAGTCAGATATTTATAGTTTCGGTGTTTTGCTGTTGGAAATTGTTAGTGGCAGGTGTAACCACAATAATAGATTGCCTTATGAAGACCAATTTCTGCTTGAGAGG ACATGGAGACATCATGAGCAAGGGCAGCTCGAGAAGATCATAGATGCAGATCTAGAGGATGACCTGGACGTCGAGGAGGCATGCCGATTCTTGAAGGTTGGCCTACTGTGTACTCAAGACGCAATGAAACTCCGTCCCAACATGACCAACATCGTCCTGATGCTGACAGGAGAGAAAGGCGTCTCCACAGATATGATCACGAAGCCCGCCGTGATTAGCGACATGGGAGACATCAAGGTCAACAACCAGCAGAGACCTGATGATACACATTCTCCCACGATGAGATCCTTCACAATCACTGAACCATCAACAGTCGCATCATCTGAAGCGACAACAGAGCCATCGCCATGA
- the LOC100822755 gene encoding cold-responsive protein kinase 1 isoform X4 — MSCCFMCGKDIKQSIEVPGGNKVRTFSYNELRKATHDFSEANKIGEGGFGSVFRGRLKDGTIVAVKVLSATSKQGIREFFTELTAISDIVHENLITLVGCCAEGSHRILVYNYLENNSLAHTLLGKGYSSIRFNWRVRVKIALGVAHGLAFLHEEIRPPIIHRDIKASNILLDKDLTPKISDFGLARLLPLNATHVSTRVAGTIGYLAPEYAVRGQVTKKSDIYSFGVLLLEIVSGRCNHNNRLPYEDQFLLERTWRHHEQGQLEKIIDADLEDDLDVEEACRFLKVGLLCTQDAMKLRPNMTNIVLMLTGEKGVSTDMITKPAVISDMGDIKVNNQQRPDDTHSPTMRSFTITEPSTVASSEATTEPSP, encoded by the exons ATGTCTTGTTGTTTTATGTGTGGAAAGGACATTAAACAAAGTATTGAAG TTCCAGGAGGAAATAAGGTGAGAACCTTTTCTTATAATGAGCTCAGAAAAGCTACACATGATTTTAGTGAGGCAAACAAGATCGGCGAAGGCGGTTTTGGTTCTGTTTTCAGG GGAAGGCTTAAAGACGGCACAATTGTTGCGGTAAAGGTGCTTTCTGCCACTTCAAAGCAAGGCATCCGAGAGTTCTTTACTGAACTCACGGCAATTTCTGATATTGTGCATGAAAACCTCATCACCTTAGTCGGTTGCTGTGCTGAAGGGTCCCATAGGATCCTTGTGTACAACTATCTTGAGAACAACAGCCTTGCACACACACTGCTAG GAAAAGGTTATAGCAGCATTCGATTCAATTGGAGAGTTCGTGTTAAAATTGCTCTAGGGGTTGCGCATGGGCTTGCTTTTCTTCATGAGGAAATCCGTCCTCCAATAATCCATCGGGACATAAAGGCAAGCAATATTCTTCTCGATAAGGATCTCACCCCCAAAATTTCTGATTTTGGGTTGGCAAGGCTCCTTCCTCTAAATGCAACTCATGTGAGCACCCGTGTTGCAGGAACAAT AGGATACCTGGCCCCTGAATATGCTGTCAGAGGACAAGTGACAAAGAAGTCAGATATTTATAGTTTCGGTGTTTTGCTGTTGGAAATTGTTAGTGGCAGGTGTAACCACAATAATAGATTGCCTTATGAAGACCAATTTCTGCTTGAGAGG ACATGGAGACATCATGAGCAAGGGCAGCTCGAGAAGATCATAGATGCAGATCTAGAGGATGACCTGGACGTCGAGGAGGCATGCCGATTCTTGAAGGTTGGCCTACTGTGTACTCAAGACGCAATGAAACTCCGTCCCAACATGACCAACATCGTCCTGATGCTGACAGGAGAGAAAGGCGTCTCCACAGATATGATCACGAAGCCCGCCGTGATTAGCGACATGGGAGACATCAAGGTCAACAACCAGCAGAGACCTGATGATACACATTCTCCCACGATGAGATCCTTCACAATCACTGAACCATCAACAGTCGCATCATCTGAAGCGACAACAGAGCCATCGCCATGA
- the LOC100822755 gene encoding cold-responsive protein kinase 1 isoform X5 yields the protein MSSEKLHMILVRQTRSAKAVLVLFSGLKDGTIVAVKVLSATSKQGIREFFTELTAISDIVHENLITLVGCCAEGSHRILVYNYLENNSLAHTLLGKGYSSIRFNWRVRVKIALGVAHGLAFLHEEIRPPIIHRDIKASNILLDKDLTPKISDFGLARLLPLNATHVSTRVAGTIGYLAPEYAVRGQVTKKSDIYSFGVLLLEIVSGRCNHNNRLPYEDQFLLERTWRHHEQGQLEKIIDADLEDDLDVEEACRFLKVGLLCTQDAMKLRPNMTNIVLMLTGEKGVSTDMITKPAVISDMGDIKVNNQQRPDDTHSPTMRSFTITEPSTVASSEATTEPSP from the exons ATGAGCTCAGAAAAGCTACACATGATTTTAGTGAGGCAAACAAGATCGGCGAAGGCGGTTTTGGTTCTGTTTTCAGG GCTTAAAGACGGCACAATTGTTGCGGTAAAGGTGCTTTCTGCCACTTCAAAGCAAGGCATCCGAGAGTTCTTTACTGAACTCACGGCAATTTCTGATATTGTGCATGAAAACCTCATCACCTTAGTCGGTTGCTGTGCTGAAGGGTCCCATAGGATCCTTGTGTACAACTATCTTGAGAACAACAGCCTTGCACACACACTGCTAG GAAAAGGTTATAGCAGCATTCGATTCAATTGGAGAGTTCGTGTTAAAATTGCTCTAGGGGTTGCGCATGGGCTTGCTTTTCTTCATGAGGAAATCCGTCCTCCAATAATCCATCGGGACATAAAGGCAAGCAATATTCTTCTCGATAAGGATCTCACCCCCAAAATTTCTGATTTTGGGTTGGCAAGGCTCCTTCCTCTAAATGCAACTCATGTGAGCACCCGTGTTGCAGGAACAAT AGGATACCTGGCCCCTGAATATGCTGTCAGAGGACAAGTGACAAAGAAGTCAGATATTTATAGTTTCGGTGTTTTGCTGTTGGAAATTGTTAGTGGCAGGTGTAACCACAATAATAGATTGCCTTATGAAGACCAATTTCTGCTTGAGAGG ACATGGAGACATCATGAGCAAGGGCAGCTCGAGAAGATCATAGATGCAGATCTAGAGGATGACCTGGACGTCGAGGAGGCATGCCGATTCTTGAAGGTTGGCCTACTGTGTACTCAAGACGCAATGAAACTCCGTCCCAACATGACCAACATCGTCCTGATGCTGACAGGAGAGAAAGGCGTCTCCACAGATATGATCACGAAGCCCGCCGTGATTAGCGACATGGGAGACATCAAGGTCAACAACCAGCAGAGACCTGATGATACACATTCTCCCACGATGAGATCCTTCACAATCACTGAACCATCAACAGTCGCATCATCTGAAGCGACAACAGAGCCATCGCCATGA